A single window of Bacteroidota bacterium DNA harbors:
- a CDS encoding COX15/CtaA family protein, translated as MNTSPLQNSDKPVIKWLLTGCVLVYVMVVVGCITRLTHSGLSITDWNFMGSLPPITQEHWQERFAKYQTSPEFIYKNNSMTMDEFKSIFWWEYIHRMIGRTIGFVFLAGFAWFLIKKKFRKETLPKMLLLFALGGLQGLIGWWMVKSGLVKDPAVSHYRLATHLMSAFTVFAFTFWYALQLMYPKTEAVESDGKKLKTTAIVLFVVLIIQIIYGAFVAGLKAGLFYPTWPKMGDSWFPSETIMIEEQWWRNFLEIGAGVQFMHRTIAVLVVICVAILWNKSDKLNLTKQQNLGITLLIYGVTAQFILGIYTLLYQVPVVLGVLHQTGAFFLFTVCIYLLFHLNLKPVQNGDNK; from the coding sequence ATGAATACAAGTCCACTTCAAAACAGCGATAAACCGGTTATCAAATGGCTCTTAACAGGTTGTGTGTTAGTGTATGTAATGGTGGTAGTGGGTTGCATTACACGGTTAACACATTCCGGACTTAGCATAACTGATTGGAATTTCATGGGTTCATTGCCACCGATTACACAAGAACATTGGCAAGAACGATTTGCTAAGTATCAAACAAGTCCTGAGTTTATTTACAAAAACAACTCCATGACTATGGATGAGTTTAAATCCATTTTCTGGTGGGAGTATATTCACCGAATGATTGGCAGAACCATTGGTTTTGTTTTTTTAGCCGGATTTGCCTGGTTTTTGATAAAGAAAAAATTCAGAAAGGAAACATTGCCAAAAATGCTTTTGTTATTTGCGTTAGGCGGACTTCAAGGATTAATCGGCTGGTGGATGGTAAAGAGTGGATTAGTAAAGGATCCTGCGGTTTCTCATTATAGATTAGCAACGCATTTAATGAGTGCATTTACTGTTTTCGCATTTACATTTTGGTACGCATTGCAATTGATGTATCCTAAAACAGAGGCTGTAGAAAGTGACGGAAAAAAACTGAAGACAACTGCTATTGTGTTATTTGTGGTTTTAATCATCCAGATTATTTACGGTGCATTTGTGGCGGGATTAAAGGCAGGTTTGTTTTATCCAACCTGGCCGAAGATGGGTGACAGTTGGTTTCCGAGCGAAACGATTATGATTGAAGAACAATGGTGGAGAAATTTTCTGGAGATAGGGGCTGGTGTTCAATTCATGCATCGTACTATTGCTGTTTTAGTGGTAATTTGTGTAGCCATACTTTGGAATAAATCAGACAAATTAAATTTAACAAAGCAGCAAAATTTGGGCATTACATTATTGATTTACGGAGTAACCGCGCAATTTATATTGGGAATTTATACGTTGTTATATCAAGTGCCCGTAGTATTAGGTGTATTACATCAAACCGGTGCTTTCTTTTTATTTACCGTTTGTATTTATTTATTGTTCCATCTTAATTTAAAACCGGTTCAGAATGGAGACAATAAATAA
- a CDS encoding site-2 protease family protein — METINNPSPEEGSGIIYPPKPIVAENKGNNLTRSLISLFIYAFLFYVIFDQNIAYIAAVLLALLVHEFGHFFAMKLYNYQNVKLFIVPLLGAFVSGKKSTVSQKQMSVIVLAGPLPGLFIGFALYFLNKSMQNDSIKMLANVFIFLNLFNLLPIYPLDGGRFLENLFLKNNYGIRLVFTIISVLLLVSIILLTGSFLMLIIPAMMVYELINENRNQKIREFLDQERIAYRCEYADLPDKSYWVIRDAVLFSYQKKFAGVPPGLYRYSELEPILVQQISAILKPDFKTDLSAFGKIAFILLYIFSLIGLPLLSYILFFLEA; from the coding sequence ATGGAGACAATAAATAATCCTTCACCTGAAGAGGGAAGCGGAATTATTTATCCGCCAAAGCCAATTGTTGCCGAGAACAAGGGGAATAATCTAACGCGCTCTTTAATCAGTTTGTTTATTTACGCTTTTTTGTTCTACGTTATTTTTGATCAGAATATCGCTTACATCGCGGCGGTGTTGTTGGCTTTATTGGTGCACGAATTCGGGCATTTTTTTGCCATGAAATTGTATAACTACCAAAATGTAAAATTGTTTATTGTCCCGTTATTAGGCGCTTTTGTAAGTGGTAAAAAAAGTACGGTTTCGCAAAAGCAAATGAGTGTTATTGTGCTGGCCGGTCCGTTACCGGGATTATTCATTGGTTTTGCACTTTACTTTTTAAACAAGAGTATGCAAAACGATTCGATAAAAATGTTGGCTAATGTTTTTATTTTTTTGAATCTGTTTAATTTGTTGCCTATTTATCCGTTAGACGGTGGACGATTCCTTGAAAATTTATTTCTTAAAAACAATTATGGTATTCGTTTGGTGTTTACAATCATATCAGTTTTGTTATTGGTTAGTATTATTTTGCTTACCGGTAGTTTTTTGATGTTAATCATTCCTGCTATGATGGTATACGAATTGATCAATGAAAACCGAAATCAGAAGATCAGAGAGTTTTTAGATCAGGAAAGAATTGCCTATCGATGTGAGTATGCTGATTTACCCGACAAAAGTTATTGGGTGATTCGCGACGCGGTTTTGTTTTCTTATCAAAAGAAATTTGCGGGGGTACCTCCGGGCTTATACCGTTACAGTGAGTTGGAGCCGATTTTAGTTCAGCAAATATCAGCCATATTAAAACCTGATTTCAAAACCGATTTAAGCGCCTTTGGTAAAATTGCCTTCATTCTTCTCTACATCTTCTCTCTCATAGGATTACCTTTATTATCTTATATCTTGTTTTTTTTAGAAGCCTAG